A stretch of Flavobacterium sp. N2270 DNA encodes these proteins:
- a CDS encoding low molecular weight protein-tyrosine-phosphatase, with protein sequence MTKILMVCLGNICRSPLAEGILRSKLSNNFIVDSAGTGGWHAGELPDRRSIEIANKNGLDITNQRARKFTKNDFTDFDIIYAMDSSNLKDILQLAPDENAKSKVHLILNELYPNENKDVPDPYYGQNDGFEKVYNMLDKACSNIAKKIMI encoded by the coding sequence ATGACAAAAATTTTAATGGTTTGCTTAGGAAACATATGCCGATCTCCATTGGCAGAAGGTATTCTACGTTCAAAACTATCAAATAATTTTATTGTTGACTCAGCCGGAACTGGCGGATGGCACGCTGGAGAATTACCCGACAGACGTTCTATTGAAATTGCTAATAAAAATGGATTAGACATTACCAATCAAAGAGCTCGAAAATTTACCAAAAATGATTTTACAGACTTTGACATCATTTACGCAATGGATAGTTCTAACTTAAAAGATATACTTCAATTAGCTCCTGATGAAAATGCTAAAAGCAAAGTTCATTTAATCTTAAACGAACTTTATCCTAACGAAAATAAAGATGTTCCTGATCCTTATTACGGACAAAATGATGGATTTGAAAAAGTATACAACATGCTTGACAAAGCTTGCAGTAACATTGCTAAAAAAATAATGATATGA
- a CDS encoding SAM-dependent methyltransferase, whose amino-acid sequence MKPISLHGKLYLIPTTLGEMIPDDVLPQTIKRSIDFIDHYIVENEKTARKFIKSVNPDKKQPSLKISILNKRTEESEFNEFIKPIFDGYNIGLMSEAGCPGVADPGAAIVKIAHDKGIQVVPLVGPSSILLAMMASGMNGQSFAFNGYLPIEKGEKKKALKDFERLSQEKNQSQLFIETPYRNNKLIEDLLVNLNGNTHLCIACDITLPTEFIKTKTINDWKKQKVDFHNRPCIFIIHKM is encoded by the coding sequence ATGAAACCAATCTCTTTACACGGAAAATTATATTTAATTCCAACTACTTTAGGAGAAATGATTCCCGATGATGTTTTGCCGCAAACCATCAAAAGAAGTATTGACTTTATAGATCATTATATTGTTGAAAATGAAAAAACCGCAAGAAAGTTTATCAAAAGTGTAAACCCTGATAAAAAGCAACCTAGTTTAAAAATTTCGATATTAAACAAACGAACAGAAGAGAGCGAATTTAATGAATTCATAAAACCAATTTTTGACGGTTATAATATTGGTCTTATGAGTGAGGCGGGCTGTCCAGGTGTTGCAGATCCAGGAGCTGCAATTGTAAAAATTGCTCACGATAAAGGAATTCAAGTTGTTCCTTTAGTAGGACCTAGCTCAATTTTATTAGCCATGATGGCAAGTGGAATGAATGGCCAAAGTTTTGCTTTTAATGGATATTTACCTATTGAAAAAGGAGAAAAGAAAAAAGCTTTGAAAGATTTTGAAAGACTATCTCAAGAAAAAAATCAATCACAATTATTTATTGAAACTCCTTATAGAAACAATAAATTAATTGAGGATTTACTAGTAAATTTAAATGGAAACACTCATTTATGTATTGCTTGTGATATTACATTGCCTACCGAATTTATTAAAACAAAAACAATTAACGACTGGAAAAAACAAAAGGTCGATTTTCATAACCGACCTTGTATTTTTATTATTCACAAAATGTAA
- a CDS encoding transglycosylase family protein yields MVRKSSYFLGLIVLVVIVSSGFGSFQIERVPGFHIDENEEINYSVPNEDELNNIDEKVSSVEIPYVGKTFVGFRQALAFKESRGILNMVNPYGYMGKYQFGRSTLRAVGVYDFKEFLKNATWQDKAFKALIARNKWELRKEIAKYKGRVINGIKITESGLVAAAHLGGAGSVKKYLRSNGRNGFKDGFGTSLKSYMKKFGGYDLSHIDADRNATVKL; encoded by the coding sequence ATGGTAAGAAAAAGCTCTTATTTTTTAGGATTAATTGTTTTAGTGGTTATAGTTTCTTCAGGTTTTGGATCATTCCAAATTGAAAGAGTTCCTGGTTTTCATATAGACGAAAACGAAGAAATCAACTATAGTGTTCCTAATGAGGATGAACTAAACAATATTGATGAGAAAGTTAGTAGTGTAGAAATTCCTTATGTTGGAAAAACCTTTGTAGGTTTTAGGCAAGCATTGGCTTTTAAGGAGTCGAGAGGAATTTTAAATATGGTTAATCCTTATGGCTATATGGGAAAATATCAATTTGGTAGAAGTACTTTAAGAGCTGTAGGAGTATATGATTTTAAAGAATTCTTAAAAAATGCAACTTGGCAGGATAAAGCATTTAAAGCTTTAATTGCAAGAAACAAATGGGAATTAAGAAAAGAAATTGCAAAATATAAAGGTAGAGTTATTAACGGAATTAAAATAACTGAATCTGGTTTAGTTGCTGCAGCTCACTTAGGTGGTGCGGGTTCTGTAAAAAAATACTTAAGAAGTAATGGAAGAAATGGTTTTAAAGACGGTTTTGGAACTTCTTTAAAAAGTTACATGAAAAAATTTGGCGGATATGATTTAAGTCATATAGATGCTGATAGAAATGCAACAGTAAAGTTGTAG
- a CDS encoding YfiM family protein encodes MVLIGLLVAFSSYSQSKINTFLTPSDTLDTSRRTYVYIGEVGVLGVTLIGLNQLWYKDYPQTNFHFINDNKEWNQMDKAGHFFSTYHVGRFGSEMLQWSGASKKEQLLYGSTLGFGFLTVVEVFDGFSQEWGASWGDIIANGSGTLLYVSQELLWNEQRITPKFSFHQTSKAKFRPETLGASFQEQILKDYNGQTYWLSFNLYSFTKSSFIPKWLNLAVGYGAENMLYGTDSEAQLNGFNQNSYRQFYLSLDVDLTKIKTKSHFLKSVFSVFNTIKIPAPTLQYDDFNGVKGRIIYF; translated from the coding sequence ATGGTGCTGATAGGATTACTTGTAGCTTTTTCGTCCTATTCACAATCAAAAATAAACACCTTTTTAACACCTTCAGATACGTTAGATACATCTAGAAGAACTTATGTTTATATTGGAGAAGTTGGTGTTTTGGGTGTAACTTTAATCGGGTTAAATCAACTTTGGTATAAAGATTATCCGCAAACTAATTTTCATTTTATCAATGATAATAAGGAATGGAATCAAATGGATAAAGCTGGGCATTTTTTTTCGACTTATCATGTGGGTCGTTTTGGGAGCGAAATGTTGCAATGGAGTGGAGCATCAAAAAAAGAGCAATTGCTTTATGGTTCTACTTTAGGTTTCGGATTTTTAACTGTGGTTGAAGTTTTTGATGGTTTTTCTCAAGAATGGGGAGCTTCTTGGGGAGATATTATTGCAAATGGTTCAGGAACATTATTGTATGTTTCTCAAGAATTACTTTGGAACGAACAAAGAATTACTCCTAAATTTTCATTTCATCAAACTAGTAAAGCAAAATTTCGCCCTGAAACTTTAGGCGCATCTTTTCAAGAACAAATTTTAAAAGATTATAACGGACAAACGTATTGGTTATCTTTTAACTTGTATTCTTTTACGAAATCAAGTTTTATTCCAAAATGGTTGAACTTAGCTGTTGGATATGGTGCTGAAAATATGTTATACGGAACAGATTCTGAAGCACAATTAAATGGTTTTAATCAAAACTCATATCGTCAATTTTATTTAAGTCTTGATGTCGATTTGACGAAAATTAAGACAAAATCTCATTTTTTAAAGTCTGTTTTTTCTGTTTTTAACACAATAAAAATTCCTGCTCCAACACTTCAATATGATGATTTTAACGGTGTTAAAGGCCGTATTATCTACTTTTAG
- the mltG gene encoding endolytic transglycosylase MltG yields MKIKKILTIVAVAGLFIAAGVTAYVYNKAFTPNTTFNQKEVFVYIPTNATYEMVQQELAPFVKDMSKFDFVASKRSYDVNVKSGKFLLTQNMTSFDMIRAMRRNIPVKVAFNNQESLGKLAERMASQLEPDSVALYVSFTNEPFLKENGFTEENILAMFIPNTYEFYWDVNSNKLADKMAKEYKKFWNHERLEKAAAKGLTPIEVSVLASIVHKETAKVDERATVAGVYLNRLKTGMPLQADPTIIFAIKKETGDFDQIIKRVYHNDLKIKSPYNTYVNTGLPPGPIAMPDISAIDAVLNAEKHDYIYFCASPEKPGYHAFASNYAEHQVNARKYAAWVNKLGINR; encoded by the coding sequence TTGAAAATTAAAAAAATACTTACGATTGTTGCCGTTGCAGGATTGTTTATTGCAGCTGGAGTTACGGCTTATGTTTATAATAAAGCATTTACTCCAAATACAACCTTTAATCAAAAAGAAGTTTTTGTTTATATTCCCACAAATGCTACTTATGAAATGGTGCAACAAGAATTGGCTCCTTTTGTTAAAGATATGAGCAAGTTTGATTTTGTAGCGAGTAAAAGAAGTTACGATGTAAATGTAAAGTCAGGTAAGTTTTTATTGACACAAAACATGACTAGTTTTGATATGATTAGAGCTATGCGAAGAAATATTCCTGTCAAAGTAGCTTTTAACAATCAAGAAAGTTTGGGTAAATTAGCAGAACGTATGGCTTCTCAGTTGGAGCCTGATAGTGTAGCGTTATATGTTTCTTTTACAAATGAGCCTTTCTTAAAAGAAAATGGATTTACCGAAGAAAATATTTTAGCTATGTTTATTCCAAATACTTATGAGTTTTATTGGGATGTAAATTCCAATAAACTTGCCGATAAAATGGCAAAAGAGTATAAAAAATTTTGGAATCATGAACGTTTAGAAAAAGCTGCTGCAAAAGGTTTAACTCCTATTGAAGTTTCTGTTTTGGCTTCAATTGTGCATAAAGAAACGGCAAAAGTAGATGAAAGAGCAACGGTTGCAGGTGTTTATTTAAACAGGCTTAAAACAGGGATGCCATTACAGGCTGATCCAACCATAATTTTTGCGATTAAAAAAGAAACAGGTGATTTTGACCAAATTATTAAACGTGTTTATCATAACGATTTAAAAATAAAGTCACCTTATAATACTTACGTTAATACTGGTTTACCTCCAGGGCCAATTGCAATGCCCGATATTTCTGCAATCGATGCGGTTTTAAATGCTGAAAAACACGATTATATTTACTTCTGTGCAAGTCCAGAAAAACCAGGGTATCATGCTTTTGCATCTAATTATGCAGAACATCAAGTAAATGCTCGTAAATATGCAGCTTGGGTAAATAAATTAGGCATTAACCGTTAA
- a CDS encoding GNAT family N-acetyltransferase, with the protein MMTLKGQNIYLRALEPEDLDFIYEIENNESIWHVSNTQTPYSKFLIRQYLENAHQDIYEAKQLRLAICLNNSNDTVGLIDLFEFEPMHQRAGIGIVIMNDSNRNNGIGSEALSLLIDYAFNQLQLHQLFANIGSKNEISIALFSKFGFEKIGIKKDWNKVNGSFEDEILYQLINH; encoded by the coding sequence ATAATGACTTTAAAAGGACAAAATATATATTTACGAGCGCTTGAGCCAGAAGATTTAGATTTCATATACGAAATTGAGAATAATGAAAGCATTTGGCATGTAAGTAATACACAAACACCTTATAGTAAGTTTTTAATTCGTCAATATTTGGAAAATGCACATCAAGATATATATGAAGCCAAACAATTACGATTGGCAATTTGTTTGAATAATTCAAATGATACTGTTGGATTAATTGATTTATTTGAATTTGAACCCATGCACCAAAGAGCAGGAATTGGCATTGTAATTATGAATGATTCCAATAGAAATAACGGAATTGGATCAGAGGCTTTGTCTTTGTTAATCGATTATGCATTCAATCAATTACAATTACATCAATTATTTGCAAATATTGGTTCTAAAAATGAAATTAGTATCGCTCTTTTTTCTAAATTTGGATTCGAAAAAATAGGAATAAAAAAAGATTGGAATAAAGTTAACGGAAGTTTTGAAGATGAAATTTTATACCAACTTATTAACCACTAA
- the dapF gene encoding diaminopimelate epimerase, which yields MQFTFYKYQGTGNDFVMIDNRTSIFPKNDTKLVERLCDRRFGIGADGLILLENHDKYDFTMVYYNSDGNESTMCGNGGRCLVAFAKQMGVISDKAEFEAVDGYHFATIDSNNIISLQMKDVDVVEVKESYTFLNTGSPHHVEIVEDLAHYNIKEEGAKIRYSNLYGKAGSNVNFVAQLNDDTFAVRTYERGVEDETLSCGTGVTAVAIAMFVTKKTTSNHIKLNVEGGKLAVNFDEHNGVFTNVNLIGPATFVFEGIINC from the coding sequence ATGCAATTTACATTTTACAAATACCAAGGCACCGGAAATGATTTCGTAATGATTGATAATCGTACTTCTATATTTCCCAAAAATGATACCAAACTAGTTGAAAGACTATGTGATAGAAGATTTGGCATTGGTGCAGACGGACTTATTTTATTAGAAAACCATGATAAGTATGACTTTACTATGGTGTATTATAATTCAGATGGGAATGAAAGTACCATGTGTGGAAATGGAGGTAGATGTTTGGTTGCATTTGCAAAACAAATGGGGGTTATTTCTGATAAGGCTGAATTTGAAGCGGTAGATGGTTATCATTTTGCAACGATTGATTCTAATAATATTATTTCACTTCAAATGAAAGATGTAGATGTTGTTGAAGTAAAAGAAAGTTATACTTTTTTAAATACAGGTTCTCCACATCATGTTGAAATCGTTGAAGATTTAGCACATTATAATATTAAGGAAGAAGGAGCGAAAATTCGTTATTCTAATTTATATGGTAAAGCAGGAAGTAATGTGAATTTTGTTGCTCAATTAAACGATGATACTTTTGCAGTTAGAACCTACGAAAGAGGAGTGGAAGATGAAACTTTATCTTGCGGAACTGGAGTTACAGCCGTTGCAATAGCTATGTTTGTAACTAAAAAAACAACTTCAAATCATATTAAATTAAATGTTGAAGGCGGAAAATTAGCAGTCAATTTTGATGAGCATAACGGTGTTTTTACCAATGTTAATCTAATTGGTCCGGCTACTTTTGTTTTTGAAGGAATTATAAATTGCTGA
- a CDS encoding Do family serine endopeptidase, whose product MKKYTGLLFVSLLSGAITLSAYKIIFENKSTSSAVTIAPNYAKNVNLGAETIDFTTAAETTLHNVVHVKNVTVSNVPRNPIMEYFYGYQGNQQQTQIGTGSGVIISEDGYIVTNNHVIQNASELEITLNNNKSYKAKLIGTDTKMDIALLKIEADEKLPYIVFGDSDEIKVGEWVLAVGNPYNLNSTVTAGIVSAKARDLSNEGLQSFIQTDAAVNPGNSGGALVNTRGELVGINTMISSPTGSYAGYSFAVPSNITRKIIEDLMQFGNVQRGVLGVEGGELNSNVAKEIGVDQTQGFYINKVTKNSGAEKAGLKKGDIITALDAKKINGFSDLTSYINTKRPEEIVNVSVIRDGSKKTIPVKLTKKELLAYEFNGIELEDIDTNDKKEFKIDFGVKIKNITNENYLDYAKELEGSIILSIDGVKADNVDKVSSYLTRKKGSKAQYQIITKNKQILRIIM is encoded by the coding sequence ATGAAAAAATACACAGGACTATTATTTGTTTCTTTATTGAGTGGTGCAATAACGCTAAGTGCTTACAAAATTATATTTGAAAACAAAAGCACATCATCAGCTGTAACGATAGCGCCAAATTATGCGAAAAATGTAAATTTAGGAGCTGAAACAATAGACTTTACTACTGCTGCTGAAACTACTTTACACAATGTAGTACACGTAAAAAATGTAACTGTTTCAAATGTTCCTCGAAATCCAATAATGGAATATTTCTATGGATATCAGGGAAACCAACAACAAACACAAATAGGAACAGGGTCTGGAGTTATCATATCTGAAGATGGATATATTGTTACCAATAACCATGTAATTCAGAATGCTAGTGAATTAGAAATAACTCTAAACAATAATAAATCTTATAAAGCAAAATTGATTGGCACTGACACCAAAATGGACATTGCACTTTTGAAAATAGAGGCAGATGAAAAATTACCATATATTGTTTTTGGAGATTCAGATGAAATAAAAGTAGGAGAATGGGTTTTAGCTGTTGGAAATCCATATAACTTAAATTCAACTGTAACTGCAGGTATTGTTTCAGCAAAAGCAAGAGATTTAAGCAATGAAGGATTACAATCTTTCATTCAAACTGATGCAGCTGTAAACCCAGGCAATAGCGGCGGTGCATTGGTAAATACTCGCGGAGAATTAGTTGGAATTAACACTATGATTTCTTCTCCAACCGGAAGTTATGCTGGATATTCATTTGCTGTACCGTCAAACATAACGCGTAAAATTATTGAAGACTTAATGCAGTTTGGAAATGTACAAAGAGGAGTTTTAGGCGTCGAAGGTGGAGAATTAAATAGTAATGTTGCCAAAGAAATTGGAGTGGACCAAACTCAAGGATTCTACATTAACAAAGTAACTAAAAATTCTGGTGCTGAAAAAGCAGGGCTAAAAAAAGGAGATATCATTACTGCTTTAGACGCTAAAAAAATAAATGGATTCTCAGACTTAACTTCATATATCAATACGAAAAGACCAGAAGAAATTGTCAATGTTAGCGTCATTAGAGACGGAAGTAAAAAAACAATTCCTGTAAAACTTACTAAAAAAGAACTTTTAGCATATGAGTTCAACGGAATTGAGCTTGAAGATATTGATACAAACGATAAAAAAGAATTTAAAATAGACTTTGGTGTAAAAATCAAAAATATAACAAACGAAAACTACTTAGATTACGCCAAAGAACTTGAAGGAAGTATTATTTTAAGTATTGATGGAGTGAAAGCCGATAATGTTGACAAAGTTTCAAGTTATTTGACTCGTAAAAAAGGCTCAAAAGCACAATATCAAATTATAACAAAGAACAAACAAATTCTACGAATTATAATGTAA
- a CDS encoding glyceraldehyde-3-phosphate dehydrogenase produces MSNNNLYEKELAFQADRRKACVEFIKIVSDLWYDKSIELILFRNQLIDRNVSDIINLHEYAGEFVQKPINIFDSVEIAQAINSLDLPPSRIDIGKLTYEYHLEDNKYNDATAFVLDKLKNAKNYSDIKPKDVVLYGFGRIGRLLAREMMSKMGKGQQMRLRAIVTRDKSDAVLLEKRASLLRYDSVHGDFQGSVIADPENNALIINGTTVHIITANSPEEIDYTTYGIDDALVIDNTGAFTTEEALKRHLTSKGVDKVLLTAPGKGVPNIVYGVNHTEYNPDEVSIFSAASCTTNAITPVLKVVEDTLGVVKGHLETIHAYTNDQNLVDNMHKKYRRGRAAGLNMVITETGAGSAVAKALPSLAGKLTSNAIRVPVPNGSLVVLNLEVTKKTTVEELNNIMRKYALEGDLVEQIKYSLNNELVSSDIVGTSAPSIFDSNATIVSADGNNIVMYIWYDNEYGYSHQVIRLAKYISKVRRYTYY; encoded by the coding sequence ATGAGTAATAACAATTTATACGAAAAAGAACTTGCTTTCCAGGCCGACAGACGTAAGGCTTGCGTTGAGTTTATCAAAATCGTTAGCGATTTATGGTATGATAAATCTATTGAGCTAATTTTATTTAGAAATCAACTTATTGATAGAAATGTAAGTGATATCATTAATTTGCATGAATATGCGGGTGAATTTGTTCAGAAACCAATTAATATTTTTGATTCGGTTGAAATTGCTCAAGCAATTAACAGTTTAGATTTACCACCATCGAGAATTGATATAGGTAAATTAACTTACGAATATCATTTAGAAGACAATAAATACAATGATGCTACTGCATTTGTATTGGACAAATTAAAAAACGCTAAAAATTACTCTGATATTAAACCAAAAGACGTAGTCTTATATGGTTTTGGAAGAATTGGTCGTTTACTTGCTCGTGAAATGATGAGTAAAATGGGAAAAGGACAACAAATGCGTTTAAGAGCAATTGTAACTAGAGATAAAAGTGATGCCGTTTTATTAGAAAAAAGAGCTTCATTATTACGTTATGATTCTGTTCATGGAGATTTTCAAGGTTCAGTAATTGCGGATCCAGAAAACAACGCATTAATCATTAACGGTACAACAGTTCACATTATTACAGCTAATTCTCCTGAAGAGATTGATTATACAACATATGGAATCGATGACGCTTTAGTAATTGATAACACTGGAGCATTTACAACTGAAGAAGCATTAAAACGACACTTAACATCAAAAGGTGTAGATAAAGTATTATTAACTGCCCCTGGAAAAGGTGTTCCAAATATTGTTTATGGTGTTAACCATACTGAATATAATCCAGACGAGGTTTCAATTTTTTCTGCAGCTTCTTGTACTACAAATGCAATTACTCCAGTTTTAAAAGTAGTTGAAGATACTTTAGGTGTTGTAAAAGGACATTTAGAAACAATTCATGCTTATACTAATGACCAAAACTTAGTAGACAACATGCACAAAAAATACCGTCGTGGTAGAGCTGCAGGTTTAAACATGGTTATTACCGAGACTGGTGCCGGAAGCGCTGTTGCAAAAGCATTACCAAGTTTAGCTGGTAAATTAACTTCTAATGCAATTCGTGTTCCTGTTCCAAATGGTTCATTAGTAGTATTGAATTTAGAAGTAACTAAAAAAACTACAGTTGAAGAACTAAATAACATCATGAGAAAATATGCTCTTGAAGGAGATTTAGTTGAACAAATTAAATATTCATTAAACAATGAATTAGTATCTTCTGATATTGTTGGAACCTCTGCTCCATCAATCTTTGATAGTAATGCAACTATTGTTTCTGCTGATGGAAATAACATTGTAATGTATATTTGGTACGATAACGAATATGGTTATAGTCACCAAGTTATACGTTTAGCAAAATACATTTCTAAGGTAAGAAGATATACTTATTATTAG
- a CDS encoding Crp/Fnr family transcriptional regulator, protein MNSLWFFEDVNLFNILCPHKFKGYEGGHDFNEYKKNDFIYFEEDAADKVFLVNSGKVKIGYVTEEGDEIITAILSKGQIFGEKAILGQENRNEFAQAIDKETSVCPITTPEMIELLRENKEFSLKIYKFIGFRFKKLERRLQLLLFKDTKTRLKEYLKELAEDFGYTNQISGDIIIRHPYTQKEIATLIGTSRPTLNILLNELQEENYLSFQRKEIILNKK, encoded by the coding sequence ATGAATTCACTTTGGTTTTTTGAAGATGTAAATCTTTTTAACATACTTTGTCCTCATAAATTTAAGGGATATGAAGGGGGGCATGATTTTAATGAATATAAAAAGAATGATTTCATCTACTTTGAAGAAGATGCAGCTGACAAAGTTTTCTTGGTAAATTCAGGAAAGGTTAAAATTGGTTACGTTACCGAAGAAGGAGACGAGATTATTACTGCAATTTTATCTAAAGGTCAAATTTTTGGAGAAAAAGCAATTCTTGGACAAGAAAACAGAAATGAATTTGCACAAGCTATAGATAAGGAAACTTCGGTTTGCCCAATTACTACTCCTGAAATGATTGAATTACTAAGAGAAAATAAAGAATTCAGTCTTAAGATTTATAAATTTATTGGTTTTCGATTCAAAAAGTTAGAAAGAAGGCTTCAGTTACTTTTATTTAAAGATACAAAAACACGTTTGAAAGAATATTTAAAAGAATTGGCAGAAGATTTTGGTTATACTAATCAAATTTCGGGAGATATTATTATACGCCATCCCTATACTCAAAAGGAAATCGCAACTTTAATAGGAACCTCTCGACCAACATTAAATATATTATTAAATGAATTACAAGAAGAGAACTATTTATCTTTTCAACGTAAAGAAATAATTTTGAATAAAAAATAA
- a CDS encoding C1q-like domain-containing protein, with protein sequence MRKITFIIFLILPLSIIAQVGIETTRPTKTLDVNGEMRVRFTSSNLNEPAAKDSILVVDNFGNVNRTSSKKVVNSYLKTVVKGKFSSSSVVNLSLISNKVTIPFDAVDFDINSEFNTTTNTFTAKQDGIYSIKIQIKSDATVGIATNFGVAISKNGSIISRNNFANISLLSTNVTPPIRSLESLVQLNTGDTINFNIVSDLISVSILGTSEDCFFTIQQIR encoded by the coding sequence ATGAGAAAAATTACTTTTATTATATTTTTAATATTACCACTTAGCATTATTGCGCAAGTTGGTATCGAAACCACTAGACCTACCAAAACACTAGATGTTAATGGGGAGATGAGGGTTAGATTTACTTCATCTAATTTAAATGAACCGGCTGCCAAAGATTCAATATTAGTTGTTGATAATTTTGGTAATGTAAATAGAACTTCATCAAAAAAAGTAGTAAACAGTTACTTAAAAACAGTTGTAAAAGGAAAATTCTCCTCGAGTTCAGTTGTTAATTTAAGCTTGATTTCTAACAAAGTAACCATTCCTTTTGATGCTGTAGATTTTGATATAAACTCAGAATTTAATACCACTACAAACACATTTACAGCTAAACAAGATGGAATTTACTCTATAAAAATTCAAATTAAATCTGATGCAACAGTTGGAATTGCAACAAATTTTGGAGTTGCTATTTCCAAAAATGGAAGTATCATTTCTAGGAATAATTTTGCAAATATTAGCTTATTAAGCACTAATGTTACACCGCCAATTAGAAGCTTAGAAAGTTTAGTTCAATTAAACACTGGAGATACTATTAATTTCAACATAGTTAGTGATTTAATCAGTGTTTCCATATTAGGCACAAGTGAAGACTGTTTTTTCACAATTCAACAAATTAGATAA